The Meiothermus sp. region AAATACCAGGCCAGCTCGCGGCTCACCCCAAACTCGGCCTGCCACTGCGGTATCACCGCCCCCACCGCCGCCCCAATGGCCCCGGTCATGAACAGCCCTAGGGCACTCCCCAGGGTGAGGCGAGAACGTACCGAAGAATGTACTGGCGGGCTCATAAAAAGGGGAAAAACCTACACTATTGGCTATGAATCATGGACTGCTAGCATCCTCAAAACTAAAACCCCCGGCCCAGACCGAGGGTTTTCTGGTGACCCCAAGGGGATTCGAACCCCTGCCGCCGCCTTGAAAGGGCGGTGACCTAACCGCTAGTCGATGGGGCCGGATTGGGTTTATCTCGAAGTGCTATAACAGACCTTCAAGATAAATCTGGCTGGGGCACGTGGATTCGAACCACGATTGACGGAGCCAGAATCCGTAGTCCTGCCGTTAGACGATGCCCCAAAGGACGAAGCCTGTCCAAGCAGGCAACGGGTATGGTACAAGATGACCCGAGTTTTGACAAGAGCTTCCCTATAATCTTCTCCAGGCCGGCTTAGACTAGCTTGTCTGAGCCTGCGCCCTTGGAGGACGATTGAACAACACCGAACAAAAAATCGTCGAGGCTCTCTCGCAGGTGGTCTCGCCCTGGGCCGCCCACAACCTGCTTCGGCGGGCCTTGCGGGGTCATTCACCGGATTTGCTGGAGCCCGCGGGCTGGGCAGCACTCATCGAAGGGCCGCTCCAGCAGGAACTGAAGGGGGTTCTGCCCACCGTTGGCCTGCTGCCCGAGCTACAAACGCTGGTAAAACAGCTCCGGGCCCAAAAGCAACGCCCAGCGGAGGTGCGTCCCCCCACCCAGCCCACCCTCGAGACCACCAACCTGACCGAGTACGTGGATCTCGAGCGAGCGCAAGACCGTGAGAAGCTGGTGTTGGATCTGGCTCGGGGCGAGGGCGTGCTGGCGGTGGTGCTGGATTCGGTTCACGGGCAGGAATGCCGGCTGGGGGTGCATAACGAGGGCCTGGTGGGCTTGCTCTCCATCGTGCACCGGTTACTTGACCGTAAAGGGAGTTACCGGGTGTTTTACACTGTGTTCAGGGAAGCGCAGCTGGTACTCCGCCCATTAGAGCGCGGCTACCTGGCTGTGCTCACACGCAACGAGGCCAATCTGGGGCAATTGCTGTACCGCATGAGCAAGATCGAAGCCATCCAGGTGGGCGCCGAGCGATAGGAGGTTAGTAAAGATGAAGCGTTGGCTTGCAATCATCGCGCTGTGGAGCATAGCCTGGGCCGCTCCGGCCCTCGCTCTGTACGACCAGCTCGCACCCACCTTAGACCAGGTGCGTTCGCTACAAAAGAGCAACCCCGCCCGGGCCCTAGAACTCTTGACCAAGGCCGAGGACGACTTCCGCAAGGGGGCCGGCGACCTGGCCCCGGTACTGCGCGAGGGGGTGCAGCAGTCGCTGGCCGATGCCCGCCAGGCCCTGGCCCGCCGCAGCAACGCCGACCTCGAGGCCCGCATCCAGATCATCAAGGCCATCCTGGGCAAGGCCCTCTACGACACCTATTTCAGTGCCCTCACCGCAGGCAACAGCGCCGACGCCAACCGCCTGCTGCCCAAGGTACTCTCGGCCAGCGGGCTGCCCAGCAGCCTGCAAGCCCAGGCCCAGACCCTGGCCGCCGCCAACAACTTAGATGGCCTGCGTCGCCTCTTTGAGCGCACCTACGCCCAGGGCATCACCAACGCCCTGCAGCGGGCCCAGGCCCAGACCAGCGCGGTGCAGGCCTACCTCGAGGCCACCCGGGCCTATGCCCTCTACCTGGTCGTACAGGACTCGCCCCGGGCCCGGGGCCTCAGCGCCAAGGGCTTCGTGGATGCTTTGGGCAAGCTTTCCAGCGGCAACCTGAGCGGCTTCAAAACCGATGTACAAGGGCTGGTAGCCCAGGCCCAAAACTTCCTCAAGGCGGTCTCGGCCCCCCAAAGCCAGCGGCGAAGTAGCCCCGCCACCACCGCCCAAACCCCCCCCGCCTCAGGGGGGGTTCGCCTACAGGCCCCCCGCACCCCTCCGGCGCCCCAGGAAGTCACGCCCGCCAGGGCCGCCATGACCCCGCCTGCCCGCCCGGTAGCTACCGCCACACCCAAACCCACCCCTGCCCCCCGCCCTGTCCAAGCAGCAGCTCCCATCGCTGACTCCTACCAGCAGCTATTGGGCGACCTACGCTTCGTCCTCAAAGACAGCCGCAAGGCAGAGCAGGTAGCCGACAGCCTCTCGGGCGCGGGCATCTACAGCATGGACGACTGGAAACGGGCCTTGCTCGAGGTGCGGGGGCGTCTGCTGGAAGCCCAGACCCAGGCCGAAATCGGCCAGAGCGACGCGGCCCGCCGTACCCTGGCCCAGGTAGGCGCTCGCTACAAGACCGCCATCCAGCCCCTGGTAGCGGCCCTGCGGCCCGAGCTGGCGCAGCGCACCAGCCGGGTTCTGGCCCAAGCCGAAGACGCGGTAGGCCTGCGTACCAGCGACTTTACGGTGCTCTCGGGGGAGCTGCTCGAGAATGGCCTGGCCCTGGAGGGTAAAAGCCTGGGCCGCTTTCACGACCTTCAGGTCTGGCTACTGCAAACCATCCTGGGCATTCCACGGGCCTTTTTGTTCATCTTGGCCGGGATGCTGGCCTTCTTTCCCCTGTATCTGCTAACCCTCACCTTTGGGGGACGCAACCTCTACTGGCGCTTTTTGGGGCTGGCCTTCTTCTTCCTGTTGCTGCCGGCCATGATGGAAGGGCTTTCCTACATCGGTTCGATTCTGTCCGATTCACGCTACGGACGGCTGCCCTTCCTAAGCGCCCTGACCCACCTCTCCATCCAGCAGAACTTAGCAGCCCAGTTGTTCTGGGGCCTGACGGTGTTTTTGGTGATCATCTTTGCCACCATTGGTCTGCGCGGCATTGCGGCCCAGTTTGGTCTGCTGCAAAACCAGCGGGTTCCCCTGCGGCGCAGCCGCAACTCCACCGTTAGCACCAGCGCGGTAGCTGCCGGAGCCGGGGCCACGGCCAAGCCCAACCCCGGCCTGACCAGCGAGACCATCGTGGAGTGGGACGAGGAGTTCTGATTGCGCTTCTCCGACAGGCCCCAGACCGGCAAGCTACCCCCGACGCCGCACCCGCATCGGCAACCCCCCGTGGGCGCAAAGGGTGAAGTTGGGCTCGGGGCGGACGGGGGCAGGCCGGGCGAGCTCGAGGTCGAACTTTTGCAGCACCGTGGCCACGATTAGTTTGTACTCGAGGGTGGCAAAGCCCTGGCCCGTGCACACCCGAGGCCCCAGGCTAAAAGGGAAATAGGCCCCGCGCGGCAGCGACTTTTCGAACGCCGGCGTCCAGCGCTCGGGCCGGAAGGCATCGGGCTGTTCGAAATAGCGCGGGTCGCGGTGGAGGGCCCACTGGCTCATCACAATCTGGGTCTTGGGGGATAGTTGCAAGCCCCCCAGCTCCAACGCTTCTACGTTTTCGCGTCCGATAATCCAAACCGGCGGAAAGAGCCGCAGGCTTTCCTTGAAGACCTGATCCAGATAGGGCAGACGTTGCACCTCTTCAAAGCCCGGTAGCCTGCCCAGGCTGTCCACCTCGGCCTTTAGTTTGGCCTTTACCTCGGGGTGCTGGTCGAGCAGGTACCACGTCCAGATCAGGGCGTTCGCGGTGGTCTCGAGGCCCGCGGTAATCACGGTGAGCACCTCGTCGCGCACCTGCCGGTCGGAAAGCGCCACGCCGGGCTGGCTTTGGGCCTCCAACAACATAGAAAGCAGGTCGTCGCCCAGGTCGCCGCGCTCCCGCCGGAAGGCGATGTGACGGCTCACCATCTCGTTCAGGGCCCGCACCACCCGGATACCGTCGCGGTTCAGGCCCGGGTGCCAGTCGGGCAGGTTGAGCCAGCCGTAGACCATCTGCCCCACCACCTTCTGCCCCAGCATGATGGCCCGGTGCATGATCTCGCGGTCTTCGCCGGCCTCTACATCGAACATGCACTTGGCCACTACCCGCAGCGTGAGGGCGTTCATATCTTCGTCGATGTGCCGAATCTCGCTGTTTTGCCAGTGTGAAAGCATCTCCAAAGTAAACCGGCTCATCACCTCGGCATAGCCCTGAAGCCGCTTGTAGTGGAAGGCCGGCCGCATGAGCCGCACCTGCTGCTTCCAGAACTCGCCCTCCGAGAGCAAAATCCCGTTGCCCATGCCCCCGGCAAAAGCGCGGGTCAGGTCAGACTTGTGGAACTGCTCGGCCCGCTCGACGAGCACCTCGCGAACCAGGTCGGGGTGGTTGAGAAACACCACCTCCTTGCCCGAAGCGAAGCGAAACGTGGTGATGTCGGGGCTGGTGCGCGAAAGATGAAGGAAGAATTGCAAAGGGTCTTGGCGCAACTCGAGTTCGGTAGGATCCAAGATCATCCCAATAAGAATACCTCTTGGCAGAGACCCTCCGGGGCCCTGGGGGCCTTACGTACGGGGGTTGTGCCTGGTTGGGTGGGGTTTACACCCAAGGTAAACTAGAAAGGATGCGCCTACTAGCCATTTTTGCTCACCCCGACGACGAGTCTTTTTTTTGCGCCGGAACCCTGGCCAAGTATGCCTCCCAAGGGCACGAGGTGTATCTAATCTGCGCCACCCGAGGCGAACAGGGCCGTATTCGACACCCAACCCTCGATCCTTCGCTCTATCCCAAAGGTGAAGCGCTGGGTCGGCTGCGCGAAGAGGAGCTAAAGGCCGCCTGCCAAATCCTGGGCCTGCGCCCGCCCATCTTTTTGGGTTACCAGGACTCGGGTTACCCGCTCGAGGTAGCCCAGGCCAATCCCCAGGGCTTCATGCACCAAAACCTGGAACAAGTGGAGCGGGTTTTGCTCGAGCACATCGCACACCTAAAGCCTCAGGTGATCATTGGCTTCGACCCCCAGGGCTTCTACGGCCATGCCGATCACATTCACCTCCACCGGGCCACCCTGGGGGCTTTCTGGCGAGCCGGTAACGTTATGTCTGCACCGCCTAAGCGCCTGTTTTTTCCGGTGCGCCTGCGGGAGCGGGTGGCCCAGACCAGGTTCGACCCCGACCGTTACGGAGTTTCGGCCTGCTCGGTGGCTGTGCGCGTGGACGTACGGCCCTACGCCCAGACCATCAAAGCAGCCGTGCTGGCCCACGCTTCGCAGGCCGGGCCGGAGGAAAACTTCCCCCAGGTTTTGCAAGACTGGCCCGGTCTACTGGAGGAGGAAACCTTTGTGCTGGGTGGGCTTCGGGGGGCTTTCCCGGCCATGCCGGTAGACGACCTGGAAGCTTAGCCTAAGGGGAGGTAGGGGCTGGCCCGATTGGTTTTGGAGTGGTTTGTATAGAGGGAGGTGCTTTGGCCTACCTCGAGCCGGACTGCGCCGGCGCGGTCGCTCTTTTCCCCCCGCTTCGCTCACCGCCGCACCACCAGCGCCACCCCTACCACTGCCAAAGCCATGCCCAGCAAGGCCCATTCCCCCAGCCGCTCGCCAAACAAAAAGTAGGCTTCCAGTGCCGTAGCGGGCGGCACCAGGTAGAACAAGCTGGCCACCGCGCTGGCCGAGTTGTGGCGGATCAGGTACATCAGCAGCAAAATAGCCCCCATCGAGAGCACCAGCACCAGCCAGGCCATGGCCAGTACAAACTGGGGCGTCCACTGAATCTGCATGGTTTCGTGGAACAAGAGGGCCAGTACAAAAAGACCCACCGAGGCCGCCAGGTACTGCACCACCGTACCGGCCACCAGGGGCATCTGCACTGCAAAGCGCTTCTGGTATAGGGTACCCAGGGTGGTAGAGAGCAAGGCCAGTACAATGGCCACAAACGCCGAGGGCTCGATGTGCAACTCTCGGGCCAAGAGGGCCTTCTCGCCCACCACCAGCCCCACCCCCCCAAAGCCCAGCAACAGCCCGGCCCACTGCACCCCGCTTACCCGCTCGCGCAGCAAAAACTGCGCCAAAATGGCGGTCAGGATGGGCTGCAAGCCCACAATCAGGGCCGAAAGACCCGCCGGGAGGCCCCTCGAGATGGCAAAGAACACCCCGCCCAGATAGCCCGCGTGCAGCAAGAGCCCCGAGACGCCAATGTGCAGGTTCAGGGCCCGGCCACGGGGCCAGGGGGCCCGCAGCAAAAAGGCCAGGGCCGCCAGGAGCCCTACCACAATGACCATCCGCACCCACAAAAAGGTGAAGGGCTCCGCATAGGGCAGGCCCAGCTTGGCCCCCACAAAGCCGGTGCTCCACAAGAGCACAAACAGGACGGGGGCCAGGGTGGAAAGCCGCATGCTAAACCCCCATCCATTGCAGCAACCACAAAGCCCCCATCCCCACCAAAAGCGTGAGGAGGATATTGCGGAAGCGCCAGGCCACCAGGGCCGCAATAATGCCCGCCAGCAAGCGCTCGTTAGAGAGCCCAAGGGCCCACTGCCCGCCAGGGGCCAGCAAGGCCGGAAACACCAGCCCGGCCAGGGTGGCGGCAGGCACATAGCGCAGGGCCTGTTGCAGGTTAGGGGGCAACCGGAAGCGCTCGAGCATGACCAAGGGCCCATAGCGCAGCGCGAAGGCGATCAGGGTCATACCCAGGAGGGTGAGGTAGAACTCGAGGTCACCCATTATTCTCCCTCTGCCCTCCCCTATTCTCCAGCCACACCCCTACCCAGATGCCCACCATGGCCCCAATAAAGAGCCCCGAGCGATAGGGCAGGCCGATCAGGGCCGTAGATACCAGCCCCCCCACCAGGGCGGCCGCCAGGCTAGGCCGATCCTGTACCGCCGGCACCAGCAGCACCAGAAAACACAGCGGCACCGCAAAGTCCAGCGCCCAGGCCTCGGGCAGCCGCGCCCCCAAAAGTGCCCCCAGGTAGGTAGCGACCACCCAGTTCAGCCACAACACCGCGCCAATCCCCAGATAAAACCAGGGCGTGAGGCGCGGGCCCAGCACCCCATACTGGTTCAGTGCCAGGGCGAAGTTCTGATCCACCATCAAGAAAGCTGCCAGCAATTTCATCCGCCCGGACAGGGCTTCCAGGGGCCGGGCCAGGGCGCTGCTGTACATGAGGTAGCGTAGATTCACCACCAGGCTGGCCAGCCACACGAAGAAGATAGAGGCCCCCGCCCCCATCAGTTGCAGGGCCACCAGCTGGGCCGCCCCGGCGAAGACCAGCCCCGACATCAGGGTGACCTCGGCTGCGGTTAGGCCCGCCTTGATACCCGCGATACCGGTGACCAGCCCAAATGGCACGATGCCCACCGCAATGGGCAGCGAAACCAGCATCCCCCGTCCAAAAGCCGCCTGGGGTGTGGGGGGAAGGGGATGGACAGCCATTCTTTCTCCTCTCGGGGGTTGGAACCACCCCGTACTGCCACCCATCTGGCGGAAAAGATGGCCATCGAGTGGCTCGTAGTGGATTTGTGGCAGATAGAAAGCCGGCTCCATGCTATAGCTGGCTTCCAACCCCGATGTTGTACCATAGCCCATCCCTGGGTGCAAACCCAACAGCACCTTGCAGCATGGCTCCAGACTTCGAAATACCCGGTTCGGTTACGCCGTTGTGGGGAGACTTTCTACCCAAACTTGATATAACATCTGGCCGATGAAGCCGGGTTCGCTCCCACCCAGCCCGACTGGCACAGCCGCCAAAACGTGGGGCGCCTACTACACCGATGAAGCCGTGGCCCGCTTCCTGGTGCGCTGGGCTTTGCGTTCCCCGCACGAGACCCTCGCCGACCCCGCCTTTGGCGGCGGGGTTTTTTTAGCCGCTGCCAGCGAGCGACTACGGCAGTTGGGCGGCGATGTGGGTCGGCAAATTTTTGGCGTGGAATTAGATAAAGAAGTGCATGGGCGCACGGCTACAGCCCTGGAAGCCCATTTCGCCATCAACCCGGCGCGGCTTTTTTGTGAGGATTTTTTTGACCTAAGCCCCCCCGAGATGCCCGTGGATATTGTGGTTGGGAACCCCCCTTTCATCCGCTACCAGCGCTTTAGCGGGGCAGCGCGTGAGAAAGCCCTCTGGCGGGCCGCCGAACGGGGCGTGAGGCTCAACAAACTGGCCGGTTCCTGGGCGGCTTTCGTGGTTCATGCCACTGCCTTTCTCCGTCCTGGTGGGCGGTTGGGCATGGTGCTTCCTGCTGAGCTAGGACACGCCGCCTACGCCAGGCCCGTGCTGGAATATCTGGCCCGGTCTTTTGAGCAGGTCTCGCTCCTCACCTTCCGCAACCAACTCTTTCCCCACCTGAGCCAGGACGCGCTGCTTTTGCTGGCGGAGGGTCGGGGAGAACACCCCCAATCTACGGTGGCCTTTTCGTTGCTGGATCTGCATAGTGCCGCCGACCTAGATAGGCCCCAACTGCCACAGGGCACGGTGCGGCTCGAGGTCTCTGCCCTCGCCTCGGGGCAAGAGCGTTTGCCGCTGTACTGGATTCCCCCCGCCGCCCGCGAACTCTACCGGGGCTTGCGCAGAGCCCCCCAAACCTTTCGCCTGGGCGCGGTGGCCGAGGTGGGCATCGGATACGTGACCGGCCACAATGATTTTTTTCACCTGAGCCCTGAGGAGGCCCGGCACTGGAATATCCCGCTCGAGTTTCTCCGGCCAGCGGTGCGGCGTGGGCGGGCCTTGCGCGGTTTGCGCTTTACCCCGTCCGACTGGGAACAGGCCCTACCGCAAGGCGAGGCCGGGTTCTTGCTGCACCTCCCACCCGATGCAACCGTGCCTGCAAGTGTGTGGGCCTACCTCGAGCAGGGCCGGGCAAGGGGCATTCCCCAGGCCTACAAGTGTCGGGTGCGAACACCCTGGTATAGCGTGCCCCACGTCCACCGGCCCGACGCCTTCCTCACCTACATGAGCGGTTCTATGCCACATCTGGTCACCAACGAGGCCGGGGCGGTAGCACCCAATAGCCTGCACCTCGTGCGGCTCACGGCCCCCGGGTGGAGCGCCAAAGCCCTGGCGGCTTTGTGGCAGACCTCGCTCACCCGGCTGAGCGTGGAGCTCGAGGGCCACGCCATGGGGGGGGGCATGCTTAAAATCGAGCCGGGCGAGGCCGAGCGAATTGTGCTGGCCAAACCGGCGGATACAACCGAACTCGAGGCCCTGGCCGACGAACTCGATATCCTTATAAAAAAAGGCCGGGCCGAACAAGCACAGACTCTGGCCGACCAGGTCATTTTGCGGGAGGGCCTGGGACTGACTAAAAAGGAGATTGCAGCCCTGTCCCAAGCCGGCCAGTACCTGAGGCTGCGCCGCCAGCGCAAGCTAGCGGGTTTCTAGCTTCACGCCCAGCGTGGTGCGCGGCTTGAAACCCGACAGGCCAGGGCTCAAGAAAGCCCCTGCTTCTCGGTGATTTTGTAAAAAACGCATGAAGAATGCGGCAGCAAAATGCCGGGCTAGGTCGTGGGAACGTTCCAAATCCCACACCGGCTCCCAGCAACGCCAGTAGTCCTCTTCGCGGCTGCGCACCTCGGGTGGGCACTCCACAAAGGGGTTGTGTTGGGCTGCGGCCAGGGTCAGCAGGTATTTGTCCACCGAGCCCGCCTTGCGGAAGTATTCCAGCCCGTCGCGCCGGTAGGTAGCCACATCGTCGGCCTCGCCCACCGCCACAAACAGGGGTAGCTTGAAGTTGGCCAGCGAGCGGGCCCCAATCCAGGGCTGGCCGTAGGGGGCCATGGCAAACACCGCCTTGATGCGCGGGTCGGGCCGGGCAGCGTTCAAGCCGCGCTGGGCTTCTAGTTGGGCAAAAAACGGCAGGGCAAAACAGGGCCCCTCGTTGTTGCTGCGGCAGTATTCACGCAAGGCGTCCCCATCGAGCCCGGCGCCGGCCGCATTAATCACCGAGTATCCACCATAGCTGTAGCCCAGCAGGCCCACGTTGTGGGCATCCGCACCGGGCACCTGCCTGGCCACTTCGGCAATAGCAAACAGAATATCCAGCGGCCTATCCACAATGCTGGTGAGGTAGTTCTGCTGGGTGAGGGTCTGGTAGGTCGAGCCGGGATGCTCGAGGGCCGCCACCACAAAGCCCCGGCTGGCCAGGTGTTCGTTCAGGTAGGCAAACTGGAAACGGGTACCGGGCTGCCCGTGCGAGGCCACAATTAGGGGAAATCGGCCATTCGCAGGTGTAGCGTCCCGGTTGGCGCGGCCGGCAATCCGAACCGGGGTTTGCCCTACCACGCTTTCGTACACGAGGCTCTGCTGGGTTCCGATGGTGGGATACCAAACCTCGGCGGTAATGGTTCGGTTTTGGCGGCTGACATCGGTCAATTGCAGGGTCTTGACCCCCACCACCCAGGTGCCTCGTGTCGCTAAAGGCGGCGCATCCGGACGTTTCATGCTCACTCCTTGGGCTTGGGCCACGATCCCATTCAGCATCAACACCATCAGCAAGATTACAGTCTCCCAACCGATGTTTATTGGGGCTCGAGACTCCCACGGTAGTCGCAACTTCCCACCGGTAGATGAGATTGCCCGTAGCAAGCCAAGTAACACCGCTACCCTGGGACGACCCACAGCATGATCTCGCATAAGTCCTTTCAAACCCAGTTTACGGTGTAGCAAAGGCCCCAAGCGGGGCCTCTAGCAATGGAGTCGTGCGGGTTGCCGCGCTTCAACTTACCCGCTCCACCCGGATCATGTTGGTGGTGCCACGCACCCCAAAAGGCACCCCGGCGGCAATCACCACGTACTCGCCCACCTCGGCCAGTCCGGTTTCTTTAGCTTTGGCCACCGCAATCTCCACCATATCGTCGGTATCCTTGGGGTCGGGCGCCAAAAGGGGCAGCACATCGGAGACCAAGGCCAACTGGTTGCGCACGTGGGGGTTAGGGGTCAGGGCCAGAATCGGCACCGGAGGCCGGGTACGGGCTACCCGGCGGGCGGCCCCACCGGTGGCCGTAAACACCACCACGGCCTTGGCCCCGGTAGACTCCACCACGTCGTCTACAGCCCGGGCGATGGCGTCCTGCACCGTGCGGTTGGCGGGAGGGCGCAGGGCGTTGAGCCGATCTTTGTACTCCTGGGTGGCCTCGATGGTCTTGGCCACCCGGGTCATAAACGAGACCGCCTCCACCGGGTACTGTCCGGCGGCAGTCTCCGCCGAGAGCATGATGGCATCGGTACCATCGAAAATCGCATTGGCCACGTCCGAGGCCTCGGCCCGGGTGGGGGTCGGGTTCTTGATCATGGACTCGAGCATCTGTGTCGCGGTAATCACCGCCTTGCCGGCCTGCACGGCCTTGAGGATGATGCGCTTCTGTACCGCAGGCACCTCCTCCAAAGGCATCTCTACCCCCAGATCGCCCCGGGCTACCATGATGCCATCGGCCTCTTCTAAAATCTCGTCGAAGCGGGCCACCGCGCTGGGTTTTTCGATCTTGGCCATCAGCCGCGCACGGGAGTTGTGGCGGCTCAGGTAGTGCCGGGCCAAAAGCAGATCGTCGCGGCTGCGGACAAAGCTGACGGCCACCCAGTCCACATCCAGTTCAGCTCCCAGGGTGATGTCGTCAATGTCTTTGTCGGTCAGGGCCGGGATCGAGAGGTCGGCCCCGGGGATGTTGATGCCCTTGTTGTTGGACAATCGCCCGCCAATCAGTACCGTGGTGTGAATATCGTTAAGGCGCACTTCATCCACCCGCAGGCGGATGTTTCCGTCGTCCAGGAGCAGGATTTGCCCCGGTTCCACGTCGTTGGGCAGGCCCCGGTAGGTGGTGGAGACCCGGGTCTCGTCGCCCTCAACCGGCTCGGCGGTGATGATGAACTTCTGCCCGGCCTGGAGCTCCACCGCACCTTCGCGAAAACGTCCACAGCGAATCTTGGGGCCTTGCAGGTCTTGCAGGATGGCCACCGTACGATCAAGCGAAGCCGCGGCCTCCCGAATCATATGCACCGATTCGCGGTGATCCTCGGGTAGCCCGTGCGAAAAGTTGAGGCGGAAGACATCCACCCCGGCCTCGATCAGGGCCCGGATCATCTCGGGGGAGCTCGAGGCGGGCCCCAGGGTGGCAACAATTTTGGTTCGTTTTGGCAGTCCCATAGTTTCGGTCTCAAGCGGCTTCATTTTTTGAAGGCTGCAAAGCCCAGGAACCGGGCCCCCGATCCCAGTTCCTCCTCGATGCGCAGGAGCTGGTTGTACTTGGCCAGGCGATCCGAGCGGCTGGCCGAGCCGGTCTTGATCTGACCCGCATTGACCGCTACCGCGATATCGGCAATGGTGTGATCCTCGGTCTCACCTGAGCGGTGGGAGAGGATGGCGGTGTAGCCGCTGCGGTGAGCCAGCCGGATGGCCTCGAGGGTCTCGCTCAAGGTGCCGATCTGGTTGACCTTGACCAGGATGGAGTTACCCACCCCCATCTCGATGCCACGCCGAAGGATGGCCGGATTGGTCACGAAGAGATCGTCCCCTACCAGCTGAATCCGCTGGCCCAGCCGCTCGGTGAGGAGTTTCCAGGTCTCCCAGTCGTCCTCGGCCAGCCCGTCCTCGATGGAAACGATGGGGTACTGGTTGACCCAGTTTTCCCAGTAGGCCACCATCTCCGGGCCCGAAAGCGACTTGCCATCGGCCTCTAGCACATACTGACCGTCCTGATAGAACTCCGAACTGGCCGGGTCGAGGGCCAGGGCAATCTCCTGGCCGGGCTTGTAACCAGCCTTCTCGATGGCCGTGAGCAGCACCTCCACCGCCTCCTCGTTCGATTTGAGGTCGGGGGCAAACCCCCCCTCGTCCCCCACGTTGGTGTTGTAACCTTTGGCCTTTAAGACCGCTTTAAGGGCGTGGAAGGTCTCCACCCCCGCCCGCAGGGCCTCGCTGAAGGTGGGCAGACCGCCGGGCACCAGCATGAACTCCTGGAAGTCTACGTTGTTGTCGGCGTGCTTGCCCCCATTAATTACGTTCATCAGGGGCACCGGCAGGGTCACGCCTTGTACCCCCCCCAGGTAGCGGTACAGCGGCAAGCCCAACCCCTCAGCCGCCGCATGCGCCGTGGCCAGCGAGACCGCCAGGATGGCATTGGCCCCCAGGTTGCCCTTATTATCGGTGCCATCCAGTTCCAGCAAGGTCTTGTCTACCGCCTCCTGGTTGAGGGCATCCAGCCCGATCACCTCGTCGGCTATGCGTTCGTTGACCGCCGCCACCGCCCGCAACACCCCTTTGCCGCCAAAACGGGGGCCGCCATCGCGGAGTTCCACCGCTTCGTGGGCGCCCGTCGAGGCCCCCGAGGGCACCATG contains the following coding sequences:
- the eno gene encoding phosphopyruvate hydratase is translated as MTTIIEVKGREVLDSRGNPTVEAEVVLESGARGRAMVPSGASTGAHEAVELRDGGPRFGGKGVLRAVAAVNERIADEVIGLDALNQEAVDKTLLELDGTDNKGNLGANAILAVSLATAHAAAEGLGLPLYRYLGGVQGVTLPVPLMNVINGGKHADNNVDFQEFMLVPGGLPTFSEALRAGVETFHALKAVLKAKGYNTNVGDEGGFAPDLKSNEEAVEVLLTAIEKAGYKPGQEIALALDPASSEFYQDGQYVLEADGKSLSGPEMVAYWENWVNQYPIVSIEDGLAEDDWETWKLLTERLGQRIQLVGDDLFVTNPAILRRGIEMGVGNSILVKVNQIGTLSETLEAIRLAHRSGYTAILSHRSGETEDHTIADIAVAVNAGQIKTGSASRSDRLAKYNQLLRIEEELGSGARFLGFAAFKK